One Gordonia mangrovi genomic region harbors:
- a CDS encoding DUF2243 domain-containing protein produces the protein MTAAEHETTTDRTGSPADERRRTLALPGIVLGVGLGGFVDGILLHQLLQWHHMLTSTDDDRIGVSYYSADTVHGLEINTVWDGLFHTFTWLAVLIGLALLYSRVTDARRRLWTSRALWGWVLVGWGLFNLVEGVIDHHILRIHHVRSGEHQLLWDLGFLLLGALLVVGGWALQRTARPIQPRGADAVHADT, from the coding sequence ATGACCGCGGCCGAGCACGAGACCACAACCGACCGCACCGGCTCGCCGGCCGACGAGCGCAGGCGCACGCTGGCGCTACCCGGCATCGTGCTCGGTGTCGGACTCGGCGGCTTCGTCGACGGGATCCTGCTGCATCAGTTGCTGCAGTGGCACCACATGCTCACCAGCACCGACGACGACCGCATCGGTGTGTCCTACTACTCGGCCGACACCGTGCACGGGCTGGAGATCAACACGGTGTGGGACGGTCTCTTTCACACCTTCACGTGGCTCGCGGTGTTGATCGGTCTGGCCTTGCTGTACTCGCGGGTCACCGACGCACGCCGTCGCTTGTGGACGTCGCGTGCGCTGTGGGGCTGGGTCCTGGTCGGCTGGGGCCTGTTCAACCTGGTGGAAGGCGTCATCGACCATCACATCCTGCGTATTCACCATGTACGCAGCGGTGAGCACCAGTTGCTGTGGGATCTCGGCTTCCTGTTGCTGGGTGCGCTGTTGGTGGTCGGCGGCTGGGCACTGCAACGCACCGCGCGGCCGATTCAGCCACGAGGGGCCGACGCCGTGCACGCCGACACATGA
- a CDS encoding cytochrome c oxidase assembly protein — protein sequence MATIGLAAVAVVVYCAAAHRRHREARGWNHWRTASFLAGMVILAVAVGPATAPGFGSHMLGHLLIGMFAPLAIVLSAPVTLLLRSGPPQVGRFVGRILRSSPAHLVTNPIVLLVANIGGLAALYFSPLFAISQRSDIVHTAIHIHFFVVGYLFAWLIAGPDPGPGRPGVRVRLVVLGVAIAGHAVIAQLLYAGAFVAVDAPADEIRAGGTLMYYWGDIAEILLALALLLTWRPDHRQTHRPIRPRRSSGISAPAPRLDGAAAAG from the coding sequence GTGGCCACCATCGGTCTCGCGGCTGTCGCCGTGGTCGTGTACTGCGCGGCCGCGCATCGCCGCCATCGTGAGGCTCGCGGCTGGAACCACTGGCGGACAGCAAGTTTCCTGGCCGGGATGGTCATCCTGGCGGTCGCGGTAGGTCCGGCAACGGCTCCCGGTTTCGGCAGCCACATGCTCGGCCATCTACTGATCGGCATGTTCGCGCCGCTGGCGATCGTGTTGTCGGCGCCGGTGACGTTGCTGTTGCGATCGGGCCCGCCGCAGGTGGGTCGCTTCGTCGGCCGCATCCTGCGGTCTTCGCCCGCGCACCTGGTCACCAACCCCATCGTGCTTCTCGTCGCCAACATCGGCGGCCTCGCCGCACTCTATTTCAGCCCCCTCTTCGCGATCTCGCAGCGGTCCGACATCGTGCACACGGCGATACACATCCACTTCTTCGTGGTCGGATATCTCTTCGCGTGGCTGATCGCCGGCCCTGATCCGGGGCCGGGGCGGCCAGGGGTCCGGGTTCGGTTGGTGGTGTTGGGTGTGGCGATCGCTGGTCACGCCGTCATCGCCCAACTGCTCTATGCCGGAGCATTCGTCGCCGTCGACGCACCGGCCGATGAGATCCGGGCCGGCGGGACCCTGATGTACTACTGGGGTGACATCGCCGAGATTCTGCTCGCTCTCGCGCTGCTGCTGACGTGGCGACCCGATCATCGACAGACCCATCGGCCCATTCGGCCGCGCCGGTCGTCCGGTATCAGCGCGCCGGCACCACGGCTGGATGGCGCCGCGGCTGCAGGTTGA
- a CDS encoding cytochrome P450 has translation MVRTVKNDWSGQTFPHAGRRKPIIGDLGVSSPRHPILDLLEWGADLGPIFEMRIFRQNFVFVSSAELTAELCDETRFCKALPPAITALRQYAGDGLFTAQNDEPNWQLAHELLMPAFTKSAMQSYHPIMLATTDELFDYWQRQSGPVDVTQSMTKLTMETLSRAAFSHDFGSFTSAQPHPFVGAMIRALETGRRKGGLRTAPGGSLLGRFIDRRNAGEQTYVDEMLDALIAERSGSADDHDLLGIMLNASHPETGERLSPLNIRYQILTFLVAGHETTSGALSFTLYYLSRNPHCLAEARREADEILGDDPDAVPTFEQIPKFRYIRRCLDEALRIWPTVPGFARAPREETMVGGKYPMRPEDWAVIVLGLVHRDPSVWDAPDVYDPDRFLPANVKKRPAHSYKPFGAGLRACIGRQFALHESVLVLARILHRYELSGDPDYELAVDERLTMVPRGFQLNLQPRRHPAVVPAR, from the coding sequence GTGGTCAGGACAGTGAAGAACGACTGGTCGGGGCAAACCTTTCCGCACGCCGGCCGACGCAAACCGATCATCGGCGACCTCGGTGTCTCGAGCCCGCGTCATCCGATTCTCGATCTGCTGGAGTGGGGCGCCGACCTCGGACCCATCTTCGAGATGCGGATCTTCCGGCAGAACTTCGTGTTCGTCTCCAGCGCCGAGCTCACCGCCGAACTGTGCGACGAGACCCGATTCTGCAAGGCGCTGCCGCCGGCGATCACCGCGTTGCGTCAGTACGCCGGGGACGGACTGTTCACGGCCCAGAACGACGAACCCAATTGGCAGCTCGCGCATGAGCTGCTGATGCCGGCATTCACCAAGTCGGCGATGCAGTCCTATCACCCGATCATGTTGGCCACCACCGATGAACTCTTCGACTACTGGCAACGACAATCCGGCCCGGTGGACGTCACGCAGTCGATGACGAAACTGACGATGGAGACACTGAGCCGCGCGGCGTTCAGTCACGACTTCGGGTCCTTCACCAGTGCACAGCCGCATCCGTTCGTCGGCGCGATGATCCGTGCTCTGGAGACCGGACGGCGCAAGGGTGGTCTGCGGACCGCCCCCGGCGGATCACTGCTCGGCAGGTTCATCGACCGGCGCAATGCCGGCGAACAGACCTACGTCGACGAGATGCTCGATGCTCTCATCGCCGAACGGTCGGGCTCCGCCGACGATCACGATCTACTCGGCATCATGCTCAACGCGTCGCACCCGGAGACCGGGGAGCGATTGTCACCGTTGAACATTCGCTATCAGATCCTGACGTTCCTGGTCGCCGGACACGAGACGACGTCGGGGGCGCTGTCGTTCACGCTCTACTACCTGTCCCGTAACCCGCACTGTCTCGCCGAGGCGCGGCGAGAGGCCGACGAGATACTCGGCGATGACCCGGATGCGGTACCGACCTTCGAACAGATCCCCAAATTCCGCTACATCCGGCGCTGCCTCGACGAGGCGCTGCGCATCTGGCCCACCGTCCCCGGCTTCGCCCGTGCTCCGCGCGAGGAGACCATGGTGGGCGGTAAATATCCGATGCGCCCGGAGGACTGGGCGGTGATCGTGCTGGGGCTGGTGCATCGCGACCCGTCGGTGTGGGACGCCCCGGACGTCTACGACCCAGACCGCTTCCTGCCGGCCAACGTCAAGAAGCGACCGGCGCACAGCTACAAACCGTTCGGCGCCGGGCTGCGGGCGTGCATCGGCCGGCAGTTCGCGCTGCACGAGTCGGTGCTGGTGCTCGCCCGGATCCTGCATCGGTACGAGTTGTCGGGTGACCCGGACTATGAGCTCGCGGTCGACGAGCGGTTGACGATGGTGCCGCGTGGTTTCCAGCTCAACCTGCAGCCGCGGCGCCATCCAGCCGTGGTGCCGGCGCGCTGA
- a CDS encoding PaaI family thioesterase encodes MMDLQFAQSVLEAQPFSRVIGARLTQLDQDGVTLAVDVRDDLRQQYGYIHGGVLSYLADNALTYAAALGLGPDIVTSGFSIEYLSPARTGSELVAHATLVHAGRTKAVARCVISVVDADGGRRVVAAAQGTSMVRSRGPKTALQQ; translated from the coding sequence ATGATGGATCTGCAGTTTGCGCAGTCCGTGCTCGAGGCCCAGCCATTCAGCCGGGTGATCGGCGCTCGGCTGACCCAGCTCGACCAGGACGGGGTGACGCTGGCCGTCGACGTCCGCGACGATCTGCGTCAGCAGTACGGCTACATCCACGGCGGGGTGTTGAGCTACCTCGCCGACAACGCGCTCACCTATGCCGCGGCGCTCGGCCTCGGTCCCGATATCGTCACCAGCGGGTTCTCGATCGAGTACTTGTCGCCCGCGCGCACCGGCAGCGAACTCGTCGCCCACGCCACCCTCGTGCACGCAGGACGCACGAAAGCCGTTGCGCGGTGCGTTATCAGCGTCGTCGACGCGGACGGGGGCCGGCGCGTGGTCGCCGCCGCGCAGGGCACGAGCATGGTTCGGAGTCGTGGGCCGAAAACCGCGCTTCAGCAGTGA
- a CDS encoding TetR/AcrR family transcriptional regulator, with product MGRKPRFSSDEILDAALAIVIESGPAAATATAVGKAIEAPSGSVYHRFATRDELMARLWLRTIVRYQEGLVAAVRLDDVAEGAGAAVAHCFDWTAAHPRESTLLLQYDKRDLLNSWPDTLAADLTAHNHATREAVRDYARRRFGRADAEVMDRVTFALVDLPYAAVRRHLPHRGRPAEWLRDFTLRSAEAILAEVPADLP from the coding sequence GTGGGCCGAAAACCGCGCTTCAGCAGTGACGAGATCCTCGACGCGGCACTGGCGATCGTCATCGAATCCGGCCCCGCGGCGGCCACCGCAACCGCTGTCGGCAAGGCGATCGAGGCTCCGTCGGGCTCGGTGTATCACCGCTTTGCGACTCGCGACGAATTGATGGCCCGGTTGTGGCTGCGCACCATCGTTCGGTATCAGGAAGGTCTGGTCGCCGCCGTGCGCCTCGACGATGTCGCCGAGGGGGCCGGGGCCGCGGTTGCCCACTGCTTCGACTGGACAGCGGCACATCCCCGTGAATCGACGCTGTTACTCCAGTACGACAAACGCGACCTGCTGAACTCGTGGCCCGACACCCTGGCCGCCGACCTCACAGCCCACAACCACGCCACGCGCGAAGCGGTGCGCGACTACGCTCGACGACGCTTCGGCCGCGCCGATGCAGAGGTGATGGATCGCGTCACCTTCGCCCTCGTGGACCTGCCCTACGCCGCCGTGCGGCGCCACCTCCCCCACCGCGGCCGGCCGGCGGAGTGGTTGCGCGACTTCACACTACGGTCCGCCGAGGCGATCCTGGCCGAGGTTCCTGCGGACCTTCCGTGA
- a CDS encoding HNH endonuclease signature motif containing protein has translation MSDIDQVTEVESLYAQLHDLLDRIDAVDVTPALDSSVLAAAEQHERAYRRMYGIGHRRMMDCNDRGVAGQLGYRHIGEVMEHHLRMPDHRRRLKHMRALAQFRSLQGELTPPRYPTLAAVVADGAAAPAHVDAVVKVLKKIPMSVPLDVAEKAEAMMAEFARTLTPKQILKAGAELLGRIDPDGTLADERDRARRRSVLVADQDDQSMSEIEGALTPKARAMLDVILAKMAAPGMNNPDDDQSPRGANTDADIAALKEAAGRDHRSTGQRNHDALEALFKLVLDGGVLGKSHRGLPPHIIVKVNEADLRDRAGFGHTATGTQLPMSDIIEMAAEAQFHLAVFKDHTAEPLYLGTAKRLASRAQRLMLFAQDGGGGCSKPGCPRPSAIVEIHHADKDWADGGTTDIDMNAPACPPHNRMVGPKPGQWTTRIIREGRDAGRAGWSLNPLDGSPPGPPQVNRVHEVGELFEHYLRNGTISEEPQAAEPEPPPSAAAAVRRKPIPPARAAASARRRKRKRRRTSHQARRRLLARAR, from the coding sequence TTGTCGGACATTGATCAGGTCACCGAGGTGGAGTCGCTGTATGCGCAGCTTCATGACCTGTTGGACCGGATCGATGCTGTCGACGTCACCCCTGCCCTGGACAGTTCAGTGCTCGCAGCCGCGGAACAGCATGAGCGTGCCTACCGCCGGATGTATGGGATCGGGCACCGCCGGATGATGGATTGCAACGACCGCGGCGTGGCCGGCCAACTCGGGTACCGCCATATCGGCGAGGTGATGGAGCACCATCTGCGGATGCCCGATCACCGCCGCCGCCTGAAGCATATGCGGGCGTTGGCCCAATTCCGTTCATTGCAAGGTGAACTCACCCCGCCACGGTATCCGACGTTGGCTGCGGTGGTCGCCGACGGTGCCGCCGCACCCGCGCACGTCGATGCCGTGGTGAAGGTGTTGAAGAAGATCCCGATGTCGGTGCCATTGGATGTCGCGGAGAAGGCCGAAGCGATGATGGCCGAGTTCGCCCGCACCCTGACACCCAAACAGATCCTCAAAGCCGGTGCCGAGTTACTGGGCCGGATCGACCCCGACGGCACCCTGGCCGACGAACGTGACCGCGCCCGCCGCCGCTCGGTGCTGGTCGCTGATCAAGACGATCAGTCGATGAGCGAGATCGAGGGTGCACTCACCCCGAAGGCACGCGCCATGCTCGATGTGATTCTGGCGAAAATGGCCGCCCCCGGGATGAACAACCCCGACGACGACCAGTCGCCGCGAGGCGCGAACACCGACGCCGACATCGCAGCGCTGAAAGAGGCTGCCGGCCGCGACCATCGGTCGACGGGACAACGCAACCACGACGCCCTCGAAGCCCTGTTCAAGCTGGTCCTCGACGGTGGGGTACTCGGCAAGAGTCACCGTGGTCTGCCGCCACACATCATCGTCAAGGTCAACGAAGCCGATCTACGTGACCGCGCCGGGTTCGGGCACACCGCGACCGGCACCCAACTACCCATGTCCGACATCATCGAGATGGCCGCCGAGGCGCAGTTCCACCTCGCGGTGTTCAAAGACCACACGGCCGAGCCGCTGTATCTGGGTACCGCCAAACGGTTGGCCAGCCGAGCGCAACGATTGATGCTGTTTGCCCAGGACGGCGGCGGTGGATGTTCCAAACCGGGCTGCCCGCGTCCGAGCGCGATCGTCGAAATCCATCACGCAGACAAGGATTGGGCCGACGGCGGAACCACCGACATCGACATGAACGCGCCTGCCTGCCCACCGCACAACCGGATGGTCGGCCCCAAACCCGGACAGTGGACCACCCGCATCATCCGCGAAGGTCGCGACGCCGGACGCGCCGGATGGTCGCTGAACCCACTCGACGGCAGCCCACCCGGACCACCCCAGGTCAACCGGGTGCACGAGGTCGGTGAACTGTTCGAACACTACCTACGCAACGGCACGATCAGCGAGGAACCGCAAGCCGCCGAACCCGAACCGCCACCGTCTGCGGCCGCAGCAGTTCGGCGCAAGCCGATCCCCCCGGCGCGGGCGGCGGCAAGTGCTCGACGACGAAAGCGCAAGCGACGTCGAACAAGTCACCAGGCCCGACGACGGCTGCTGGCTCGGGCGCGGTAA